The genomic window ACGCCGAGCACCTCGCGCAGCTCCTCGAGGGCCTGATGCCCTTCGCCCCTGATCAGCTCGGCGGCGTCGCCGAGCGCCGGGTCCTTCGCCTGCTGGCCGATCCTCAGAGCGCTCGCCGTGAGCATGATATTGCCGACGCGATGGGCGACGACGTCCTGGAGTTCACGGGCGATCCGGGCCCGCTCGCCCACCTTCGCCCGTTCCACGAGCAGATTCCGTTCGCGTTCCACCGCCTCTGCCCTGCCCTGGGCCTCGGTGGCCAGGTCGCGGCGGATCGCGACGGCGTACCCGACGACGAGCGGCCCCAGGATGAGCGCGAGGGCGAACGCCGAGTAGCGCACGTCCAGGCCCGGCGCACCGGCCAGCAGGCACAGCACACCCGCCAGACACCCTGCCACGCCGAAGAGCACCAGGGTGCGCATGCTCCGCCGGTAGTGCTCTCCCACCGTGTACATGGCGACGGCCAGGGCCGCCGGCGTGAATGCGATCACGTACCCGACCATGATGGCTGCCGCCACCACGCCCGGGGCCCGTCTGCGCCACCACAGCAGGGCGCTGACCAGCAGTGACACGGAGGCCACGACGGCGGTCGACTGCCCGGTGAGCAGCCCGTTCGGCGCCTTGACCCAGGAATCGCCGAAGGCCACGAGCATGACGATCCCGGTGACCAACGCATCCTTCTGCCGCTCCGACCAGCCTTTGCGCTCGGTCACCAAAGCCTCCACACCACGCGCGGCCTTCTGTGCCGGCAACTTCTCCGCACTGCATGTACGTGCACTTGTTGCCACTTTATGGCGGTACATCCCTCTAAGCGCTTCAGCGGAAGGAGCACCGCCGCACCGTGACCCACGGTGATCCGCCATGGACATCACTTCACGTGTGCGGGGTACCCGCCAACTGCCTGCGCCGGAGGTCAGTGCAGGCATTCGACCGCTGCTCAGAGGAGAAGCCGTGAAGAAGCGCGACCGCGAAACGGACGGAGAGCCCGTGCCGAGGGACCCGCCCGACCAGCAGGCGTCGGAGGAGGACGACCGGTGGGACCCCGGGACGGATGCCCGAGGTCCGAATGATCGAGACGGTCACGAAGACGTGCCCGACGTGGACGAAGCCGGTGCAGGGCCGCGCGGCGCGCCCCGGTCGGCCGGGGTGCGCCAGGACCAACCCGTACCGGACGAGCCGTCCGGCTGACGTCCTGCGGCCGGCCTCGCCCACCGCTTGTCGGTCGCCCCGCCGGTGCGCGGGTGCCGGCAACGCCCGTGGTGCGGAGGCTCGTCGGGCGCCGGGGTGGGCCCGTCGGCCTCGGTGGGTGCGGGGTCGTGACGGGTCGCCGGTTCGTGGTGGTTCGCGTCGTCGGGGGAGGCGGGGGCCGGGGTGCGGGTGCGGGCGAGGAGGAGGGTGACGTCGTCGGGGGGTGTCGTGTTCGGCAGGGTGTCGATGACCGCGGCGCAGAGGTCGTCCAGGGGGAGGCCGGGTTGTGCGAGAGCGGTGCGGATTCGTTCCATGCCGGCGTCGATGTCCTGGTGGCGGTCCTCGATGAGCCCGTCGGTGTAGAGGGCGATGACGCTCCCCTCTGGCAGGTGCAGTTCCGCGGCCTCGTACGTCAGCATGCCGAGGCCGAGGGGCGTGCCGCTGGGGATGTCGGGGAAAGTGACGCCGCCGTCGGGGTGGACGACCGCGGGCGGTGGGTGCCCGGCCCGCGCGATGGTGCAGCGCCGAGTGGCGGGGTCGTAGACGGCGTACAGGCAGGTGGCGGCCAGGGTCGGGACCGGAGTGTCGGCGTCCTCTTCGCCGAGGTGCATGACCGTGCGGTCGAGCCTGGTCATCAGTTCGCCCGGGGGCAGGTCCAGGTCGGCGAGGGTGCGTACGGCCGTGCGCAGTCGGCCCATCGTGGCCGCGGCTCCGATGCCGTGGCCGGCCACGTCGCCCACGACGAGCGCCACGCGGCCGCCGGGCAGGGGGAAGACGTCGTACCAGTCGCCGCCCACACCGCCCTCGCCGTCCGCGGGGAGGTAGCGGGCCACCACGTCCGTCGCGGCCCCGCCGCTCACGCCGCGCGGGAGCAGGCTGTGCTGGAGGGCGAGGGCGGTGGCGCGCTCACGCGCGTAACGGCGGGCGTTGTCCAGGCTCAGCGCGGCCCTGGCGACCAGTTCCTCGGCGAAGAGCAGGTCGGCCTGGTCGAACGGCGCAGGGGTGTCCGACCGTACGAACACCGCCACCCCCAGCAGGACACCGCGGGCGTGGACCGGGACGACCATCAGGGAGTGCATGCCCAGCTCACGGATCTTCGCGGCCCGCGCCGGGTCGTCGTCCAGCCATGTGCCGGGGGAGGTTTCCAGGACCGGTTGCAGCACGGACCTGCCGGAGGACAGCACCTGAATGAAGGGCGAGGCGGGCGGAACATAGACCGCCTCGCCGCGCGGCCACAGGGACTCCGGGGTACCGGCGTGGACCGAGGCCATGCCCGCGCGCCGGAACTTCGGGCTGGCTCCGCCCATCGGACCCAGCCGTTCCAGGGGCTCCTCGCCGAGCCGGACGGCCTCCGTCAGGTCGACGGTCACGTAGTCGGCGAGCAGCGGCACGGTGAAGTCGGCCAGTTCCTGCGCCGTGCGCATGACGTCCAGGGTGGTGCCGATACGGGCACCGGCCTCGCTGACGAGGGCCAGCCGGTCCTCGGCCCACCGCCTGCCGGTGACCTCCAGGACCACCTGGCACACCCCCAGCGCCCGGCCGTCCGTGTCGTCCAGGCGGATGGCGCAGACGGAGAACGTACGGCTGCCCTGGGCGTGTTTCATGATCGGGACGCGGTACTCGCGGCCGAAGTCCGAGGCGCCGGTCGCCAGCACCTCCCGCATCGCGGACTCCAGCGTGCCGGCGTCGCCGGGCAGCGCCGTGCCCGGCCGGCGGCCCAGCCGCTGCTCCCGGGGGATTCCGTCGTACGTCTCCAGGGAGTCGTTGACCCAGATGCAGCGCAGGTCGGTGTCCCAGATGGCGATGCCGAGCGCGGAGCGGGTGAGGAGGGATCCCAGCGCGGTTCCGGCACCGTCGCCCGCGCGCCGCAGGATGCCGGCCAGGTCTGTCGGTGGGGGGTTCTGTCCTGCCATGTCTCGATTCTCCGGCTGTGTTACGGGGGATCGCCCTCGGTCGGTCCTCGGTCGGTCCTGGGTCCGCGGTCGGTCTTGGTCGGTCCTGGGTCCGCGGTCGGTCGTCGGTGCGGTGGAGGACGCCGGTGCCGGCGCCCGGGGCGCCGGCGGATACCGGCCCGCCACCGCTCAGGACCGGAGCATGTCCGCCGCCCGTTCCGCGACGGCGTAGACGGTGGCGATGATGTTGGCCGACGGGATCGACGGCAGGACGGAGGCGTCGGCCACGCGGAGTCCGCCGACACCGCGGACGCGCAGGTCGGCGTCGACGACGGCCAGGGCGTCGGCGCCGATCCGGCAGGTCCCGACCGGATGCATGTACGAGGCCGCGGTCCTGCGTACGTACGCCCGCAGGCCGGCGTCGCTGTCGACGTCCGGGCCTGGCTGCACCTCGCCGCCGCGCCAGTCGGCGACGGCGCGCGCCTGCCCGATCCGCCGGGCGAGGCGCAGGCCGGCGACCATCGTGGTCAGATCGCGGTCGTCCCCGAAGTAGTTCGGGTCCACGACGGGCAGGGCGCCCGGCTCCGCGCTCGCGAGGCGGACCGTGCCACGGCTGCGGGGCCGCATCGGGGAGACCCCGATGGTGTATCCCTGTCCCTGCTCGGGCACCTCGGCCGAGGGCATATGGCCCGGGGCGTCGACCAGGAGCACCTGCAAGTCCGGCTGCTGCACCCCGAGTCGGCTGCGCACCAGGCCGATGGCCTCGCCATGGTTGTTGACGCCCGCGGGCACGGGCCGCGCCGCGTTGTAGACCACGTAGGCGATGGGGTGGTCGTGCAGGTTCGCCCCGACGCCGGGGAGGTCCAGGACGACCTCGACGCCCGCCTCGCGCAGGTGCGCCTGCGGTCCGATGCCGGAGAGCATCAGTAGTTGCGCGGACCCGATGGTGCCCGCGGTGAGCACCACCTCGCCCGAGCACCCGACGGAGACGGCCCCGTTCCCGGTGCTGTACTCCACGCCCGCGCATCGCCCGCTCCTGATCTGCAGGCGGTGCACCAGAGCCCCGGTCACGACCGTCAGGTTGGGGCGGTGCAGCGCCGGGGCGAGGTAGGCGTCGGCGGCGCTCTGCCGCCTGCCGTCGACGATGTTCAGGTCGGTCCACCCGAAGCCCTCCTCCAGGCCGCCGCTGACGTCGCTCGCACGCCGGTACCCGATCTCCGTCGCCGCCCTGAGGAGAGCCGCCACGACCGGGTGCGGAGAATGGGCGGGCCCCACGGTCAGCGGGCCGCCCACGCCCCGGAGCGCCGGATCCCGTGCGGGGGCGTTCTCGCTGCGCTTGAAGTAGGGCAGCAGGTCGTCGAACCCCCAGCCGTTCGCGCCGTCGGCCGGCCAGGCGTCGTAGCTGGAGCGGTGGCCGCGTGCGAAGGTCATGGCGTTGATCGAGGAGCCCCCGCCGAGTACGCGGCCGCGCGCCAGGGAGACGCTGGTGCCGGTGGCCGGCTGCGGGACGGTGGTGTCGCCCCAGTTCGCCGAAGTCTCCAGCAGGGCCGGCCAGGCCG from Streptomyces sp. FIT100 includes these protein-coding regions:
- a CDS encoding sensor histidine kinase translates to MTERKGWSERQKDALVTGIVMLVAFGDSWVKAPNGLLTGQSTAVVASVSLLVSALLWWRRRAPGVVAAAIMVGYVIAFTPAALAVAMYTVGEHYRRSMRTLVLFGVAGCLAGVLCLLAGAPGLDVRYSAFALALILGPLVVGYAVAIRRDLATEAQGRAEAVERERNLLVERAKVGERARIARELQDVVAHRVGNIMLTASALRIGQQAKDPALGDAAELIRGEGHQALEELREVLGVLTPGRKGDLDFSTAPQPDISQLGKLVDRAERYGQPVGLRIDGHPESVPAQVQRAVHRIVQEGLGNAAKHAPGAQVEVLVDCRPDGVEVQVTNGPPPANDDVGPAQSGGNGLIGIGERVQLLDGTFSAGPYDGGYRLDAFIPHRGPNTDTDTDDRPAG
- a CDS encoding SpoIIE family protein phosphatase, translating into MAGQNPPPTDLAGILRRAGDGAGTALGSLLTRSALGIAIWDTDLRCIWVNDSLETYDGIPREQRLGRRPGTALPGDAGTLESAMREVLATGASDFGREYRVPIMKHAQGSRTFSVCAIRLDDTDGRALGVCQVVLEVTGRRWAEDRLALVSEAGARIGTTLDVMRTAQELADFTVPLLADYVTVDLTEAVRLGEEPLERLGPMGGASPKFRRAGMASVHAGTPESLWPRGEAVYVPPASPFIQVLSSGRSVLQPVLETSPGTWLDDDPARAAKIRELGMHSLMVVPVHARGVLLGVAVFVRSDTPAPFDQADLLFAEELVARAALSLDNARRYARERATALALQHSLLPRGVSGGAATDVVARYLPADGEGGVGGDWYDVFPLPGGRVALVVGDVAGHGIGAAATMGRLRTAVRTLADLDLPPGELMTRLDRTVMHLGEEDADTPVPTLAATCLYAVYDPATRRCTIARAGHPPPAVVHPDGGVTFPDIPSGTPLGLGMLTYEAAELHLPEGSVIALYTDGLIEDRHQDIDAGMERIRTALAQPGLPLDDLCAAVIDTLPNTTPPDDVTLLLARTRTPAPASPDDANHHEPATRHDPAPTEADGPTPAPDEPPHHGRCRHPRTGGATDKRWARPAAGRQPDGSSGTGWSWRTPADRGAPRGPAPASSTSGTSS
- a CDS encoding GMC family oxidoreductase translates to MQVITEGTESTESYDFVVVGGGTAGSVVAARLSENDSAHVLLLEAGGAQASDTTAAPPAWPALLETSANWGDTTVPQPATGTSVSLARGRVLGGGSSINAMTFARGHRSSYDAWPADGANGWGFDDLLPYFKRSENAPARDPALRGVGGPLTVGPAHSPHPVVAALLRAATEIGYRRASDVSGGLEEGFGWTDLNIVDGRRQSAADAYLAPALHRPNLTVVTGALVHRLQIRSGRCAGVEYSTGNGAVSVGCSGEVVLTAGTIGSAQLLMLSGIGPQAHLREAGVEVVLDLPGVGANLHDHPIAYVVYNAARPVPAGVNNHGEAIGLVRSRLGVQQPDLQVLLVDAPGHMPSAEVPEQGQGYTIGVSPMRPRSRGTVRLASAEPGALPVVDPNYFGDDRDLTTMVAGLRLARRIGQARAVADWRGGEVQPGPDVDSDAGLRAYVRRTAASYMHPVGTCRIGADALAVVDADLRVRGVGGLRVADASVLPSIPSANIIATVYAVAERAADMLRS